One Dioscorea cayenensis subsp. rotundata cultivar TDr96_F1 chromosome 15, TDr96_F1_v2_PseudoChromosome.rev07_lg8_w22 25.fasta, whole genome shotgun sequence genomic region harbors:
- the LOC120276953 gene encoding zinc finger BED domain-containing protein RICESLEEPER 1-like — MIKALTKFIVQSELSLSFGKSYGFVRFVQTCSVFPSYKGVPKKIIKKEVSKLYREYKQALISTLSQLRCRVSISCHYWTTEFGLGFVCVTAYFVDDDWVAQKRILSFVECMPRYSTSLDIFLLISKTLRDYGLQSKVLSISFDDACYDAAAIDMLKSEFQPVLDGKFFGVRCPCHYFNLFIDGCLKTLLPIVEKIGDGVSHIQFHGNAPGFSKLCVEKGKVYKKRFAPAITDNWSSVYSMLQSVAGFEDVISIYCNQSSSEISVTETDWEAGKLVRDFLETLHTATCCSDTSENSLLFHLLNMRCFFNKYRNGPGFADIIAPMESKFKDYLQHIDALYWIHLVIDPNIRLCGVEYLFNEIMPVNDGTSLLEEVKNLVYSMFSIYIKGEDCRVRALLAEKANSSKQGGTAKILAMLRKKRPQDYDQSLVPTELDLFLRTDFACPPNDEDVLSWWKSTRVGLVVVAAMARDLLAASKSMLTSKVCFGAKNKVLNETRSRTNDRYVKMCVCLKDWLDAELGVQEQGEEDDFDLEFDEEELKDLLS, encoded by the coding sequence ATGATAAAAGCTCTTACTAAATTCATTGTTCAAAGTGAACTTTCTTTGAGTTTTGGTAAAAGCTATGGCTTTGTCAGATTTGTTCAGACTTGTTCTGTCTTTCCATCTTACAAAGGAGTTCCTAAAAAGATCATTAAAAAAGAGGTTTCGAAACTTTATCGCGAGTATAAACAAGCTTTGATTTCGACTCTTTCGCAACTCCGATGCAGAGTTTCAATCAGTTGTCACTACTGGACAACAGAATTTGGTCTGGGTTTTGTGTGTGTGACtgcttattttgttgatgatgattggGTGGCTCAAAAGAGAATTCTTAGTTTTGTGGAATGTATGCCGCGTTATTCAACTTCATTGGACATTTTTCTGCTTATTTCTAAAACTCTTCGGGATTATGGACTTCAGAGTAAAGTTCTTTCGATTAGTTTTGATGATGCATGTTATGATGCTGCTGCCATTGATATGTTAAAATCAGAATTTCAACCTGTTTTAGATGGGAAGTTTTTTGGTGTAAGATGTCCCTGCCATTATTTCAATTTATTCATTGACGGTTGTTTGAAAACTTTGCTGCCTATTGTCGAGAAAATCGGTGACGGTGTTTCGCATATTCAATTTCATGGCAATGCACCTGGTttctcaaagttgtgtgttgaAAAAggtaaagtttataaaaaaaggtTTGCACCTGCCATTACTGATAATTGGAGTTCAGTATATTCTATGCTTCAAAGTGTTGCTGGTTTTGAAGATGTTATTTCAATCTATTGTAACCAATCTTCTTCTGAGATTTCGGTAACCGAAACTGATTGGGAAGCAGGGAAACTAGTCAGAGATTTTTTGGAAACATTACATACCGCGACATGTTGTTCAGATACAAGTGAAAACTCATTGCTCTTTCATCTGTTAAACATGCGATGTTTTTTCAACAAATACAGAAATGGTCCAGGTTTTGCAGACATTATTGCTCCAATGGAGAGCAAATTCAAAGATTATTTGCAGCACATTGATGCATTATACTGGATACATCTTGTTATCGATCCAAATATCCGATTATGTGGTGTAGAGTATTTGTTTAATGAAATCATGCCGGTAAATGATGGTACATCATTGTTGGAAGAAGTTAAGAACTTGGTTTACTCTATGTTTTCGATATACATAAAAGGAGAGGATTGTCGTGTTAGAGCTCTCCTGGCCGAAAAAGCCAATAGCAGCAAGCAGGGTGGTACTGCAAAAATATTAGCTATGTTGAGGAAGAAACGACCCCAAGATTATGATCAGAGTTTGGTCCCGACAGAATTGGATCTGTTTCTCAGAACTGATTTTGCGTGCCCGccaaatgatgaagatgttttgTCATGGTGGAAGTCCACAAGAGTGGGATTAGTAGTTGTTGCTGCCATGGCGCGGGATCTACTCGCCGCATCAAAGTCAATGCTGACATCGAAGGTTTGTTTCGGTGCTAAGAACAAGGTGCTGAATGAGACAAGAAGCCGAACGAATGACAGGTATGTCaagatgtgtgtgtgtttgaaaGATTGGCTGGATGCAGAATTAGGGGTACAAGAGCAAGGGGAAGAAGATGATTTCGACTTGgagtttgatgaagaagaattgaaagatttgttgagcTAG
- the LOC120277475 gene encoding probable glutamate carboxypeptidase VP8 — MASFLTSKSFKPHVFPSVFLLVSFLLLLFYTLQRISSPSHTAPLRSRNAPATAAAAAEAEAEAEAQRLFLSLSAGANSTIAGHLRELTRNPHLAGTPSASTVAAYVLSQFRLAGLKTLTRDYSPLLSYPAAASLSLFSARGDLIKAFPLSEPADPESRTVPPYHAYSPSGSTLAPAVYVGYGREEEYGELDRMGVSVKGCVAVVRSGRGYRGAAVERAARKGATAVLMFGAGDGGGVERGMVMLRGVGDPLTPGWAAESGDGEVERLGFEDEELRRRFPTIPSMPVAVETAAEILRTLGGPPVPHEWKEGLGLELGGVGPGPTLVNFTYQEDRRLATIQNVFGVIMGHEEPDRLVILGNHRDAWTYGAVDPNSGTAAMLDVARRFGILMRSGWRPRRTIVLCSWDAEEFGMIGSTEWVEQNLGNLGFKAVAYLNVDCAVQGPGFFAGATPQIDDLLSEVTKQIKDPDLEHKSLYETWVAENGGISIERLARADSDFSAFLHHAGVSSVDMYFGKESPVYHTSLDSFIWMEKHGDPLFHRHVTLAEVWGLLGLRLADDAVLPFNYLSYAAQVQDHTSALGALLDDGISLQAINRSLLQLTAAAKEVQCAAEKLRKGKTEEDGLGELHRRAFNDRLVLAERGFLEEQGLKSRRWFKHVLYSPPEDYESKFSFFPGIADALSRRKKNSGIDVTKEVQHEVWRAARAIQRVASVLRGDIPWSS, encoded by the exons ATGGCCTCGTTTCTCACTTCCAAGAGTTTCAAGCCCCACGTTTTCCCTTCCGTTTTCcttcttgtttcctttcttcttcttctcttctataCACTCCAACGCATTTCCTCTCCTTCTCATACTGCTCCTCTTCGTTCCCGGAATGCCCCTGcgacggcggcggcggcggcggaggcGGAGGCGGAGGCGGAGGCTCAACGCCTCTTCCTGTCCCTCTCCGCCGGGGCGAACTCCACCATCGCTGGCCACCTTCGTGAGCTCACTCGTAATCCTCACCTCGCCGGCACACCATCTGCTTCCACCGTCGCTGCTTACGTCTTGTCTCAATTTCGTTTGGCTGggctcaaaaccctaacccgaGACTACTCGCCGCTCCTTTCCTACCCCGCCGCTGCCTCGCTCTCCCTCTTCTCCGCTCGCGGAGACCTCATCAAGGCCTTTCCCCTCTCCGAACCTGCTGATCCGGAGTCCCGCACTGTGCCGCCATACCATGCGTACTCTCCATCCGGATCCACACTGGCGCCGGCGGTATATGTGGGTTATGGCCGGGAGGAGGAATATGGTGAGTTGGATCGCATGGGGGTGAGCGTGAAGGGGTGTGTAGCGGTGGTGAGGAGTGGACGGGGATACCGAGGGGCAGCGGTGGAGAGGGCAGCTAGGAAAGGCGCGACGGCGGTGTTGATGTTCGGCGCTGGCGATGGAGGCGGGGTGGAGAGGGGAATGGTGATGCTGCGGGGTGTTGGGGACCCGCTGACGCCGGGGTGGGCGGCGGAGAGCGGAGATGGAGAGGTGgagaggctagggtttgaggacgAAGAATTGAGGCGGAGATTCCCGACCATTCCGTCGATGCCGGTGGCGGTGGAGACGGCTGCTGAGATCCTGAGAACGCTGGGTGGGCCGCCGGTGCCGCACGAGTGGAAGGAAGGGCTGGGGCTGGAGCTCGGTGGGGTCGGTCCCGGCCCCACTCTGGTGAACTTCACCTACCAG GAAGATAGGCGGTTGGCGACAATTCAAAATGTCTTTGGTGTGATAATGGGGCATGAGGAGCCTGACCGCCTTGTCATTCTTGGAAACCATAGAGACGCATGGACTTATGGTGCCGTTGATCCCAATAGTGGGACAGCTGCCATGCTTGATGTAGCTCGTCGTTTTGGTATTCTGATGCGATCTGGATGGAGGCCTCGGAGGACAATTGTTCTTTGCAGTTGGGATGCTGAAGAGTTTGGAATG ATTGGATCAACTGAGTGGGTTGAGCAGAACTTGGGGAATTTGGGTTTCAAAGCTGTTGCATATCTTAATGTTGATTGTGCAGTACAAGGCCCTGGTTTCTTTGCTGGGGCAACTCCCCAAATAGATGATCTTTTGTCTGAAGTCACAAAGCAG ATCAAGGATCCGGATTTAGAGCATAAGTCTCTCTATGAAACATGGGTGGCAGAAAATGGAGGCATCAGT ATTGAGAGGCTTGCTAGAGCAGATTCAGATTTTTCTGCATTTCTACATCATGCTGGAGTTTCTTCTGTAGACATGTATTTTGGGAAGG AATCCCCAGTCTACCATACTTCGTTAGACTCCTTCATATGGATGGAGAAACATGGAGATCCATTGTTTCATCGTCATGTGACTC TTGCTGAAGTATGGGGTCTCTTAGGCCTTCGCCTAGCAGATGATGCAGTTCTGCCATTCAACTATCTGTCCTATGCTGCCCAGGTGCAG GATCATACAAGTGCATTGGGTGCCTTGCTGGATGATGGGATATCTTTACAAGCCATAAATAGGTCCCTCCTTCAACTAACTGCTGCAGCGAAAGAAGTTCAGTGTGCAGCAGAG AAACTAAGAAAAGGTAAAACTGAAGAGGATGGGTTGGGAGAACTCCATAGACGTGCTTTTAATGATCGCCTTGTGCTTGCTGAGAGAGGTTTCTTGGAAGAACAAGGCCTCAAGAGCAGAAGATGGTTTAAGCATGTG TTGTATTCACCTCCCGAAGACTATGAAAGCAAGTTTTCCTTCTTTCCGGGGATTGCTGACGCCCTTTCTCGGCGCAAGAAAAATTCAGGTATAGATGTCACAAAAGAAGTCCAGCATGAGGTATGGAGAGCAGCCAGAGCTATTCAAAGGGTTGCTAGCGTCCTTAGAGGAGACATTCCTTGGAGCAGCTGA
- the LOC120277874 gene encoding uncharacterized protein LOC120277874, protein MEAFISAFCRSLAVFCNHVQSSSQALSDSIHRRPIPLDSAASTFLQSLDRRISSTADDLNLLESMALGTVSFEELLGHCNEIYKINQRYISDLQERMISFGYVPEIGMDDEDDELPCLDSKFLSPISGLDRKEFSCGSVSILRSNRKRLDEDQLFEDSISLQNLGLSDAALATLASEDQDNLASHSTSMTDTMSRISGNMVSLHPLKDISNVSDLQKDDCKVAEDSSNNLIKTSKDDYDNLPAYMKSLASWQDLEDAVAKMNSYLSNKSRTIGNGALNQDDLEFLGLGRKGRSFLLLLLRMNQLVVENVDGSVLYRVRAPC, encoded by the exons ATGGAGGCCTTCATCTCGGCGTTCTGCCGATCGCTCGCCGTGTTCTGCAACCACGTTCAATCCAGTTCCCAGGCCCTTTCCGACTCCATCCATCGGCGCCCAATCCCTCTCG ATTCAGCGGCTTCCACCTTCTTGCAATCCCTTGATCGTCGCATCTCCTCCACTGCCGATGACCTCAACCTCCTTGAGTCCATGGCCCTTGGCACCGTCTCGTTTGAGGAGCTTCTGGGGCACTGCAACGAGATCTATAAGATTAATCAAAGATATATTTCCGATCTCCAGGAGCGCATGATCAGCTTTGGCTATGTCCCTG AGATCGGGatggatgatgaggatgatgagctCCCCTGCCTTGATTCGAAGTTTTTGAGCCCGATTAGTGGTTTGGATAGGAAGGAGTTCTCTTGCGGTTCTGTTTCTATTCTGCGATCAAATAGGAAGAGGCTCGATGAGGATCAATT GTTTGAGGACTCAATCTCATTACAGAACCTTGGCCTCTCTGATGCTGCCCTTGCTACTTTAGCCTCTGAAG atcaggataATCTTGCTAGTCATTCAACATCCATGACAGATACAATGAG CCGCATATCTGGTAATATGGTTTCACTTCATCCCTTGAAAGATATCTCCAATGTGTCAG ATCTACAAAAGGATGACTGCAAAGTGGCCGAAGACTCCTCTAATAATTTGATAAAGACATCCAAGGATGACTATGATAACCTTCCTGCCTACATGAAGAGTCTTGCATCATGGCAG GACCTGGAAGATGCTGTTGCCAAGATGAATTCTTACCTCTCCAACAAATCTAGAACAATAGGCAATGGTGCTCTCAATCAAGATGACCTCGAATTTCTAGGACTAG GACGCAAAGGACGGTCTTTTCTGTTGCTGCTCTTGCGCATGAATCAATTGGTTGTTGAGAATGTTGATGGTTCTGTGCTGTACCGTGTTCGAGCACCATGCTAA
- the LOC120276750 gene encoding glutamyl-tRNA(Gln) amidotransferase subunit C, chloroplastic/mitochondrial, with translation MNSLVVGGGGAAVLWRLRLGTAAGWRSRVVARRCSSSLSSPDLARLADAARISLAPHEAQEFSPKIQQVVDWFGQLQAVNLESVEPALRADTEITTSQREDAAEVFDNREAILAAVPSYNQQYIKVPKVLNKE, from the exons ATGAACTCTCTGGTCGTCGGTGGTGGCGGAGCCGCCGTTCTTTGGCGGCTCCGGTTGGGCACGGCGGCGGGGTGGAGGTCTCGTGTGGTGGCTCGGCGTTGTTCGTCTTCTCTCTCGTCCCCTGACTTGGCTCGCCTGGCTGATGCCGCTCGCATCTCGCTGGCTCCTCATGAG GCTCAAGAGTTTTCACCCAAGATTCAGCAAGTGGTTGATTG GTTTGGGCAACTTCAGGCTGTAAATCTTGAGAGTGTAGAACCTGCACTTCGAGCTG ATACTGAAATTACGACGAGCCAGAGAGAAGATGCTGCAGAAGTGTTTGATAATAG GGAAGCAATTTTAGCTGCGGTGCCCAGCTATAATCAGCAATATATCAAGGTACCAAAGGTCCTCAACAAGGAATGA